ACCTTAGAATATTTTAAGGTTCTTAAGGAAAGTTTAACAATAATCAAGTTTGAAAGTTTATAGGTCTTATAAGATTCTTGCATATTTCTGACATCTATCTTTGCTTTACTCTGCAGGCACTAAAGGGAAGATGGATAAACGCACACTTCAAATTTTTCTTGCTCTAACAGGTATCTCTGTTACTTTAACActgattttggcatacaagaGTTATCCACTTTACCAATATTGGACTGATCACTATAAAACACCAAACATGCACAGAATCACAGAAGCTTTCATAACGCCCATCAAAGACTCACAGCATTTCATGGTGTCTGCCTTTTTCGACCACAGACTGGATGGGGTCATTCGAGTCATCAGCATAATAAACAGAAACAGTCTTCAGCCACTTTACTGTGTTTACTGCAGCACCGAACAAGTCTGCAAAACTGTTCAAACAGATGTCCAGATACACGACGACCATTTTGGCTTTCCGTTTCACGTCTCAGATGTGATTTGTAAAGGCAGGCACATGCAAAATGCAACACATGTCCTCATATCAACTAAAGAGTCTAATAACAGTGTTACTGAGTATCTGCCAATAAAAAATCAGGTCGTGATGGACACCTTTAAGTATGATTTCACCGTTTGCATCTCCAATCTTTTTAACAACTACAACAATGTACTGCAGTTTGCTCAAGCGATGGAGACGTACAAGCTTCTGGGTGTACAGCATGTGGTCATCTATAAAACCAACTGTGGACCGGACTTGGAAAAGCTCTTAAAACATTATGAAACAGAGGGGATACTAGAGATCATTGCATGGCCGATTGACCAGTTTCTGAACCCGTCATCAGGCTGGAACTTCAAGGAGTACAAGGGTGACATCCATTATTATGGACAGTTAGCGACGCTCAACGACTGCATTTACAGGCACATGTACCAATCCAAGTATGTTCTTCTGCATGACATTGATGAAATCATCATGCCTTACCAACATGACAATTTACCATCTCTTATGGAGGACCTTGAGTCTGCTTATCCTAGTGTAAGTGTATTCATTTTTGAGAGCCACGTATTCCCCACAACACAGTTTGAGGAGAGCGGGAAGTTCAAACGAGCAGAATGGAATAATATTCCTGGTGTCAATATCATGGAGCACATCTACAGAGAACCTAATCCGAAGAACAGTCACAATCCCACAAAGATGATTGTCAACCCAAGGAATGTGCTGCAAACCTCAGTACATACCCCATTAAAAATCTATGGATATTCTCACATTGTAGAATTTCATGTGTCTAGGATGGTACATGTGAGACAACCAGTGCAGCCAAATCTTACTAAAGAGGAACTGTTTGTGGACAAAAGAATGTGGGACTTTGAGGAAAAACTAATACCAAATGTTGACCGGGCTTTGAATCTTTCAGGTTTTTAAACCATCTCTGATgacatgattttattattatgCCTTTTGCTAAAAATAATCTCAGCCAAAATTATTGCAAAACTGATTTAGACCAAGGTAAAGTTTTAAAAggtcaagcattttgcacaaaaACATTGTACTGTCTTGCATTTGTGTGTCTTTGGTACTCAGGATTTTAACTTAACCTTTTGGAGTTGTTCCCAATAAggaaagttacatttaaaaaagttatatacAGGTGTTTTTCATTACATTTAATATGAGCAATATGTACATTACAGAAATGATTGTAGGATGACCACGTGTTCAAAAGGGTTcttaatcagaaaaaaaaatgtacactgtAATTTGTGCACATACAGTGTAACAGGCATAACGTTTACATAATGATGTTTTAAAAGTAGGTTTTAAGAATTAAATATAGTTAACAAAGAAGGTTTGAAGGAACATGTGCTAAATAATCAGATCCCACTCTGATTTCCTCCTGTCATCATCCTCTTCTTGGCAGGTTTAAATCTGCACCAGTAGTCTAGTCTGAATAAATGACAGTCACATATTGCATGTTACATAAAGGCAGTCACAAGTAGCTATTACACCGTGCTTAGATGATCTATGAACACACCAACTGTCTCTCAATATTGGGGAAATTCACTACAGGGCAGGTGTAATCCGGTTCTGATTTTATAATAATCCAAATCTCAGGTAATCACATTGCATGGATTAATCCTTgggtttaacatttattttttccgGTCTCACAAAAGACACAACTGTCTTTTTTCAGGCATTTTAAATAACTTAGCATCTTGACAGGATAAAATGTAATTTCAGTTTAGCAGTgttttccctgttgaaaaaaacaacacatgctggttaggtaggttttgatgctggtttatgctggtcctcatTAGATAGAAAAATCTAGAGAGGAGCCTTTAACTATATATGCACTGTTCTTCAACAGGCTATTTAATTAGTTTGAATACACCTGCCAAGTTTTTATAACAGCTAccatttaaatgttattatttcaaaaaagtatttgttaattttttttttattattggagTAGTAATACACATTTGTAATTGTAAGCTACGTATTTTATGTCAAGCCTTCCATTAGAAAAGATAACTTACATTTTGAAGGCTAAACAGCATGTAAAGATTTGGATGTTACGGATGAAGAAGGGGAAGATTAATCTATGTGGACAATGCAGCTCTGATTTAGTACATATTAAACTCTTCAAAggagatttgttttgtttttaatttagtaaGTTTATAAAAGATACTTATGAAAAGATTACCAGGTGTTAAAACAGGGGGAGCATTTTTGTtcaatgttgtattttatttttatttttggttttggtGGAGTTTTTTGTTAGAATTGTTGGATGCATCCTTCTAGACAGGATGCCGTAAACTTTCTGTATAAGGAATTTGGGAAATTGTGCATGATTGTACAAGGCTGTATTTTAAAgggaaataaactaaaaatattgtggcaataaaagtattttaactttattactAAAAAACTTCAATGATTGTAATTGAAGTGTTTGTATACagttttaaccttcaatattatagtaatgtagccTTTAGTAGGCTACAAACtgatgtatattttacagcattgtttttcttgagaaaattgaccatgtactgtacctgatatatatccaaaataatcaatatcaaTTCACAAGCTTGTGGAAAGAAATCAAATCTAATCGTAAAATTTGTGTCAGTACTCAGCCctaaaaaagttaatattttacTAATAATATGGCCTAATATTAGAAAGTGCTTTTGTATTATCATATAGCTAATATACAGGGGAAATTGTGTGAGCTTAATCAGTTTTTACTGGtaaaattcacccaaaaatgacttgATGCACAAAACCCTGTGAGGTTTGTTCTGACATGTCAAGAAAGCACTTTTAAACTGATGTTTACCAAATTTTGCAAAAAGCATTCACAAATGGGAATGGTAATTTTCTGCTATAGGACATtatccttaaaggggtcattggatgcccatttcccacaagttcatagggtcttaatgaaaagtctataatatactttggttaaaattctcaatagtagtgtaaaaaaacacccttttaccttgtcaaaatcagctctgcaaaatatcagctcattttattgcatgggccctttaaatgcaaatgagctctgctcaccccgcccctctctgctgtggaattaagagctgtaatgtttactttagctgcgtttagctgcatttagccgtgtttagctgcattaagtcgcgtttatcggcgaaacttgccaacaagcacattaagaaaggccatttgcaaagatgcacaaaaaacccttatactcacttctactgtgggtgaagctgcatcacgaatgattcacacagacatatgcatatgtagatcgggatctgcgctttccttttaaaaacgaaagtaaccttatcctctgcctcttaagcggctcagatgttggaagtaaatgacgactgctatgttcattattaccatccaacaacagaacacctcaatcgctcaattagagtcttcctctgcacctgaggcGATGCAATggtgatcgtattcggactgttttagctcggtgagggcgggtctaaggtaagacgctcatgtcaatcaactgtgtttcatcacaccgacaagaagctgagaattacctgattttaaaaaggggatattacttttaaagattaaaaaaataccactgggtggatttttatcattgtagggtggttgtgtacacaaactgccaacacacattaatgttcaaacaacatgtaaaagttagtttcgcatccaatgacccctttaaggtttataaacattttgtttaactATACTACACAACTAAATGCAATACATAATTCTAAATAGGAGTAAAACATGTAAAAATCAATACGGATAATTCCTGTTTACTGGGATCGATTTTTAGACTTTTCTTAGATGTATGTGCATTGATAAatgttcatatgtgaccctggaccacaaaaccagtcataaggttaaattttacaaaactgagatatatacatcctatgaaagctcaacaaataagctttctattgatgtatagtttgttaggataggacaatatttggccgagatacatctatttgaaaatctggaatctgagggtgcaaaaaaaatcaaaatactgagaaaatcacctttatagttgtccaaattaagttcttaacaatgcacattactaatcaaaaattacattttgataagtttacagtaggaatttgacaaaaaatcttaatgtaacatgatctttacttaatttcctaatgatttttgacataaaagaaaaatcaataattttgacccatacaatgtatttttggctattgctacaaaaataccccagcgacttaagactggttttgtggtccagggtcacatatgtgagtaAAAGCCCAAATTAAATCTGTTTATCAAAAACTGGTCTTCAGAAAACTTGGATTAAATTGCTTGACTCATACAGACTTCTAAAGATGTCTTTTAGAACTTTTTGAAGCATCAGAGTTATGTTGGAATGGGCAGAAATCTCTCAGCTTTCGTAAAAAATCTCTTCTGTGTATTTTGAAGATCAATGAACGACATGAAAGTAAGTAGTTGATGACAAAATCTACTAAATctaattttttttgatgaaatttttTTTGGGTGAAAATTCCTTTAATGTTGTCTTCTATTAACAATGAGAAACTAGAGTTAAAAAGATTTTTCTAATTATACtattgttaatgaaatatgcaattttcctgttgcaagtatgtccttttcttctatacaacacttgtattgtatacgttttattgaaagtagtttattaagaaagacaccgcacacttgtattgtatacgttttattgaaagtagtttattaagaaagacaccacacacttgtattgtatacgttttattgaaagtagtttattaagaaagacaccacacacttgtattgtatacgttttattgaaagtagtttattaagtaaaagTTTGTGGcatgtactagcaagaacatagctaggaaataaacatgtattagaaagagctttgctaaaaagatcgaccaagaggaattcaaatgttaccgtcgagtgttctgtagtagacaggcgtagagtgaagcagaggagaagaatccggagaagatagaatgcgaagatgtagagaggttatataggtactttcttaggggatttccaaaaactcatggtatctcaggacattggaatgcacctgctgggtataaaaggctgaagtacgaagaggacatcagatgctggttctgcaacagcttctccggtgccagacgacctgccatgACCTGCCAATGATGActtcgaacgactaagatagcaatttattttcttttgtatttctttattttatatattagtatttgtatgtaaattatataacctatagacaataaaattatactttattataaccaagaagcctgcctgccaagagactctgattgatagacttgaactgaacataccacggaggagtcttctgaagcctatggtgtgagtatgaaaattacttatacgatagggcagattcgactatctttacctaacctgagaataaacaaaataaggtagaaggtgtaggaaattgagcaccgcaaaacatgGCGCCCAACGTGTTGGGGGGGCATATTGACCATTGATTTCTGGCCAGGATCAATGATCACTTGCTCAACTCAGCTAATACGATTTAGGCACGAAAATATAGAGTTTAATAGGTAGGGAAAACCTATAGGAAActcgaaaactaaaaataattcaaaacgaGTTATTTATACGACCCATAAAGGGTTGTGTGCGCGCACAAAACTAAAAATCTCTGAAGGGAAAGCGCTTCCTGAGATTAGCTAAATCTTAAAGTAGATTTAGAAAGGGCTATGAAACTGTCAAGTGGGGGACGCTCCACTAAATGATGGTGAGGCCCCGAAACATACAAGTATGCAggactaaagattcttaaatacgCGTATGTTAGAGTAGTGCCGTAAAAGAAGAGAATGTTggtttaaagaagaaaaaacgatttgggataatttggtaaccatccagagacattaaaaactgtaaagtttaagaaaaatgagatagtgattctcagttttaattatattgaatttttattcaataaaaaataacatagtaATAATAGAGTACGTAACACAGTGCTAAGAAAGCAGGTAAAAATGGAGAGTAGTAAAAAAGAGGATAAGGAAACAATTAGCTTAAAACCCGAAGAAGGAAATCTTTCAGGAAAACAAGAGGTTGAGAATAGTAATAGAGAGAGCTTAATAATGCTTAATAGAGCCAGGATCAATACTTAGGCTGAATAAACAGGgattaaaaattggcaaaattgaaTTTATAATGTATGATGGGTTAATAGAAGAAACTAGAGGAGGAATTGTGGTTATTGAAAAAGAACCCGTACAGATAAGTGCCGTTTCTAGACTGCTAGAAGTACAGGCGTAAAGAGAGatagaaaatacacaaaaatagttAGGTATGCAGAGTCCAGGATCCTTTAGAATTACGACTGGATCGCCTTACTGGAATTTTGTAATGCATGCCGTAATGACAGACTGCATGGCGAAGTTGCGTACtataaaatactcaaaattaaaagataaaacaataaTGTAGTCCTTGATTGAAATTGCAATCAGTAGAGAGGTTAAAATAATACACTTAACCTTAATAAGAATAGGACAGTTTAGACATTTTGGAATAGCAGTGATAAAGGAATGCTAACTAGAAAAAATAAGTAGAAAAGGCATTGGATAAAATAAGCCTGTTAATGAACAACAAGAATAgagaaaactaaaaacaaacttacAATGAGAGAAAGGGAGTAATAAAAACCACTGAACGGCAGTTTCTGCCACAGAGAGATAGAAGGGAGCTCTGAAAAACCAGTAAGAAATAGAAATGAGtagtaaagaagaaaagaaaaagactcttattagTCAACACTAACTAAAGAAAGTAAAAGTAGTAAAATAGAGTTAGAAATATGATAAGATACAAGACTACATTAGAAAAAAGGAGGTGGATCGCAATTAAGAAGAGTGACCAAACAAATTTAAAGTGAATGACCAGAAATAGAAATTAAAGTAACTAAGTATAAAGATCCCACTAGCAATAAGAAAGGAAGAGATTTAAGAGGAAAATGGGTTAGGAAGATTGTTCctgaaaataatttaacttaCAGGCAAATGCGAACAGCAAGCCAGTCACCTTATGCCACTAAGATAAGCGAGGTAAAATGAATGGTCAAAAACAGAAAAATCAAATTTAATGTGTGTTCAGGTAGTAGATTTCTCATcttagacagaacaacaacagtaGTCTAGAAAGATAAGCAGTCAAATGTAGGGTACGAAACAGGAGtaatagaaaaaataataatttagtacCACAACGAAGGACACTTGGCCTGTTAAAGCGGAACATTTGTGACCAGAGAGTAATAGAATGtgaagaacatttatttgttgatttagaaggagagtatttttggatacaggagcagatgtgaccactataacagagccaatacaatttacatttagtattttaattcaagcttataatagaaatatagaaaagaaaCAAATAGGAGATAAATTCGGCATTAAGATGTTAAAAGGTATAGAAAACTTATTAGCTGCTAGAGATCTAAAAAAGGtcctgagattaaaaaaaaatgtagatatcGAACACGAATTAAATAGAATATGAAACAAAATGATAGGATCAGAAGAAGCGAAAAATGAATTAATACAATTCATGAGAAAAGCTCcgtatagaaaatataaaaatgattctGGAAAAATAAGTGATGAATAGGCGCATGAAATAATAGGTGGAATACAAAAGCCTCAACGGCAA
Above is a genomic segment from Garra rufa chromosome 15, GarRuf1.0, whole genome shotgun sequence containing:
- the LOC141287527 gene encoding uncharacterized protein; this encodes MDKRTLQIFLALTGISVTLTLILAYKSYPLYQYWTDHYKTPNMHRITEAFITPIKDSQHFMVSAFFDHRLDGVIRVISIINRNSLQPLYCVYCSTEQVCKTVQTDVQIHDDHFGFPFHVSDVICKGRHMQNATHVLISTKESNNSVTEYLPIKNQVVMDTFKYDFTVCISNLFNNYNNVLQFAQAMETYKLLGVQHVVIYKTNCGPDLEKLLKHYETEGILEIIAWPIDQFLNPSSGWNFKEYKGDIHYYGQLATLNDCIYRHMYQSKYVLLHDIDEIIMPYQHDNLPSLMEDLESAYPSVSVFIFESHVFPTTQFEESGKFKRAEWNNIPGVNIMEHIYREPNPKNSHNPTKMIVNPRNVLQTSVHTPLKIYGYSHIVEFHVSRMVHVRQPVQPNLTKEELFVDKRMWDFEEKLIPNVDRALNLSGF